A region of the Candidatus Methylomirabilis oxygeniifera genome:
AGATTGCCGAAGGCCTGAAAGAGGACGAACAACTGGTGACAACGGGCAGTTTCACACTGAAATCCGAGTTCCTCAAGGAACAACTCGCTCAGGGGGAGGGTCAATAATCCCCGGAAGGATCTTTCATGCTCCAGCGTATTTTTGAGCTGTCTCTGGAGAACCGGTTTCTTGTTCTGATCCTCACCGGTCTCCTTATCCTGGTGGGCATTGTCGCCTTGCGTGACCTGCCGATCGACGCCGTCCCGGACGTCACGACGGTGCAGGTTCAGATTCTGACCAAGACGGCGCCGATGGGTCCGGTAGAGGTAGAGCGCTATGTCACCTTCCCGATTGAGGCGGCCATGAGCGGCCTGCCGGATTTGGAAGAACTGCGCTCGGTGAGTCGATTCGGTCTGTCGGCCGTGACCGCGGTGTTCAAGGACCACGTCAACGTCTACTTTGCCCGGCAACTGGTGGCCGAACGGCTGGCAACCGCCAAAGAACAGATTCCCTCCGGCTTCGGGACGCCTGAACTCGCGCCGGTCACGACGGGGCTGGGCGAGGTGTATCAGTTCGTGGTCAAGGGCGAAGGGTATACGCCGATGCAACTGCGCGAGATTCTCGATTGGCAGATCGCCTACAGGCTGCGCGCGGTCCCTGGCGTCGTAGAGGTCTCGCAATGGGGCGGGTATGCGAAGCAGTACCACGTGGTTGTAGACCAGAGAAAACTTGTCTCATATCGAATTCCTATCGGTCGGGTGTTTGAGGAGCTTGAGAAGAATAACGCCATCGCCGGCGGCGGTTATATCGAGCACAACAGCGAGGCCTATGTGATTCGAGGCGAGGGACTGGTTGAAACTCAGGAGGACCTCTCTCGCATCTTGGTCGGTACCGGACCGGGCGGCACACCCATTACAATGGCGCAACTGGGTCAGGTGAAAATCGACAGCATGCCGCGGATCGGCGCTGCCACGCAGGACGGCGTCGGTGAAACGGTCGTCGCTATGGCGCTGATGCTTCGCGGCGGCAACGGCCGCGTCGTAGCCGAGCGGATTAAAGACGAGGTCGAGCGGATGAAGCCGAGTCTGCCGCCCGGGGTCTTCATTGAGCCATACTACGACCGATCAGACCTTGTGAACAAGGTCATCCGAACCGTCACCACCAATCTGATCGAGGGGGCGCTCTTGGTAATCGCGGTGTTGCTCCTCTTGCTCGGCAACCTCCGAGGCGCTCTGATCGTCGCCGCAGCGATCCCTCTTTCGATGCTGGTGGCCTTCACGGGAATGGTCCAGACAGGGATCTCAGGCAACCTCATGAGCCTGGGCGCGATCGATTTCGGACTGATCGTGGACGGCACGGTGGTGATGATTGAAAATATCGTCCGGCATCTGGCGGAAGCGCGAGGGGTGCGGAAAGCGGAACGTCCCCTCATTATCCTCCGAGCCGGGCGGGAGGTCCTGCGGCCGATCTTCTTCGCCGTCAGCATTATCGTCATCGTCTACCTGCCGATTCTCACATTACAGGGCGTCGAGGGGAAGATGTTCAAGCCGATGGCGTTCACGGTCATCTTCGCGCTCCTCGGATCGCTGATCTTGTCGTTCACCCTCATGCCGGTCCTGGCTTCGCTGTTTCTGCGAGGACCGATTGCTGAGGGCGATTCGTGGCTGCTGCGCCGGGTCAAGATCCTGTACCTGCCGCGACTGGCTTGGTGCGTCCATCACCCGAAGATGACGGCCCTTGTTGCGGCATCGGCCTTTACCCTCAGCCTCGTGTTTGTACCGTTCCTGGGCGGGGAGTTCATTCCGCAACTCGATGAGGGTGACCTGGTGTTGCAAACCTGGCGTCTACCGAGTACTGCCTTGAACCAATCCATCAAGGACTCCCTTGAAATTGAACGTGCCCTCCTCCGTTTTCCTGAGGTGCGACAGGTCGTGTCGAGGATCGGGTCGCCGGAAATCGCGACCGACGTCATGGGAATGGACATGTCCGATGTCTTCGTGGCCCTCCGACCGCCGCGGGCGTGGAAGACCGGCATGACCAAAGAGCAGTTGATCGACCAGCTTGCCGCAGCCCTCGCGTCTGAGGTTCCCGGCGTGGGGATCAGCTTTACCCAGCCCATCGAGATGCGTTTCAATGAATTGATCGCCGGCATCAAATCCGATCTTGGACTCAAGATTTTCGGTGACGATCTCAAGATTCTCAAGGAAAAAGGGGACCAGGCGGCCCACATTCTGCGACAGATCCGTGGGGGCGAGGATGTCCGGGTCGAGCAGGTGGCCGGCCTCCCGGCGCTGCGGATCCAGGTCGACCGGCGACGAATCGCCAGATACGGAATCAACACAGCGGATGTCCTAGCCGCTGTGGAGGCTGCCGGCGCCGGGAGGGTGGTAGGAACGGTCTTTGAGGGGCAGCGGCGATTTCCTCTGGTCGTTCGAGCGGTCGGCAGCGGCCGTACTGATCTGCCTTCTTTCCAGGACCTGCCCGTTGCCGCCCCAAATGGCGCCCTCATCCCTCTTGCGCAACTGGCCTCCGTCAACATCGAGGAGGGTCCGGCCCAAGTGAGCCGTGAAGATATCAGTCGGCGGATCGTCGTAGAAGCCAATGTCAGAGGTCGCGACCTGAGCTCGTTTGTACGCGAGGCGCAAGACCGAATTGCCAAAGAACTCACGCTGCCTCCTGGCTATCATATTAAGTGGGGCGGGCAATTCGAAAACCTGGCGCGGGCAACCAGTCGCCTCGCCATCGTCGTTCCTCTCTCGCTGTGCCTGATCTTTGTCCTGCTGTACACCACCTTCAATGCAGTCCGACCCGCCCTGCTGATCTTTTTGAACGTTCCACTGGCGGTAACTGGGGGAGTTCTCGCATTGGCCTTACGCGGACTACCGTTCAGCATCTCTGCGGGAGTGGGTTTCATTGCCCTGTTCGGCGTCGCCGTCCTGAACGGCGTGGTACTAATGAGTTACATCCTACACCTTCGCGAGGAGGGGCTCTCGGCGAGCGATGCCGCGTTTAAGGCCGCCGAGATCCGTCTGCGGCCGGTCTTGATGACCGCCCTTGTCGCCGGCCTCGGGTTTATTCCGATGGCGCTGTCCCATGGCATCGGCGCCGAGGTCCAACGTCCGCTGGCTACCGTCGTCATCGGCGGCCTCGTCACATCCACCCTACTGACACTCTTCGTCCTCCCGAGCCTCTATCGCTGGTTTGAACGTGAACCCGCAGACGCCGCCTAATCCTCCGAGATATTTGTTAAATCCACTGAAGGTTCATTCCCCGCGGCTTGCCGCGAGTTCGTCATACCGGCGAAAGCCGGTATCCAGAAGGCCCCACTGGATTCCGTGTCAAGCACGGAATGACGGGCCAGAACAGAAGACGATACCCAGCGGTTTGCCGAGGGGTCGTTCATTCTTTTTCGCTTGACAGCAGTAATCAGGCTTCGATAGCCTACAAATAGTTGGGAAACAGGCCAAAACCGGTAGGCGAAACAGGGTGTATATCCTAACATGCAAAGATTACATCAAAAGTCCGTAATTCGCCTGCGCCTCAAAACCTTGGCGGCTGCGTCGTTCGGCTTTTATCTGCTTCTCAACGCCTTCCTCACGCACTGCCTCATCAACCCTCACAACGCACACTTACAAGGCCAAGCCACTACTAGTCCTCTCGCCTCGCTCTGTGCGTGGGTCCATAAGACCGTTTCGCCTCATACGCCATCAGTCGGATTGATTCTGCCCATAATTGCGGCGGCTCTGTTCATCGTGGCGGCGCCCCTGCAGCGCTCTTCCCAATTCCAACCCATCAAGCCTATCGGTCGGTCCCCGCCCCAGCTCTGCTTCGTGTAATCCCTTTCAACCGACGGCTTCGCCGTCTACCAAGCACTGATAGCAGTTAGAGATTTTTCGGGCGACGCATCAACACATTCAGTATCGTAGCCCTGTTTGCTGGTTAATAAGTCTCCCGTGTCATTGCGAGGCGAAGCCGAAGCAATCTCGCAGTCCTCCAGAACAACAACGATGAGATTGCCGCGCTCCCTTCAGTTGCTCGCAATAACGGGTCAGTGAGTGGCGTAGTCTCGGGGCAAACGTTCATGTCGGGATCGTAAGTCCACATTCGGGAGGGAAGATGATGCGTCAACGAACCGGTTGGCTCAGTATACGCTTATTGTTATTAGGTATTGCCGTTGTGATCGCGTTGCCGACCGCCGGGTGGGCTCACGGCGTCGTAGGCAAGCGGTGGTTCCCGTCTACGTTGGCAGTCGAAGACCCGTTCGTCTCTGACGAGTTAAGTACCGTGGTTGAACACATTAGAGACCCTCACGCCCTGGAGACTGAGATCGAGATGGAGCTGACCAAGCGGCTGACCCCGAATCTGGCGATTGGGATCGGCGGCACACGCAGCATCATCAGACCTCGCGGTGGACACGGCGAAGAAGGCGAAGAACATGAGCATGGAGAGGCGACCGGAACGTCTCATGGCTGGCAAAATCCGGAGTTTATGCTCCGCTACCAGTTCATTCGGGACCCGATGCGAGAGCTGGCCGCTACTGCTGCTATCAATGTATCGCCTGGCGGCGTCGGTAACAGGAGTGTCGGCAGGCTCTCCGGGACTACCGTCAGCCCGGCCATTCAGATCGGCAAGGGATTTGGCGATCTCCCGGACTGGGCCGACTGGTTCAAGCCGGTTGCGGTGACCACATCGGTCGGTTTCGACCTGCGCACGAATCGCAACGATAGAGAAGAAGACGCCCAGCACGCCTTCGCCTGGGGAGTCACCATGATGTACAGTGTTCCGTATCTGCAGTCGTTTGTGAAAGACGTCGGACTTCCTTGGCCGTTCAACCGCGTGTTCCCCATCGTGGAGTTCAATGGGGAAACCCTCATCAGCGGACCCGAGAAGGGAAGCCACACCGCCTTTGCGAACCCCGGGCTGATCTGGGCGGGGCGGTACATGCAACTCGGAGTCGAGGCGAAAATTCCCTTAAACAACACATCAGGCAGCAGCGTCGGAGTGTTAGGGATGGTTCATTTCTTCCTCGACGATATCGCGCCTGATATCTTTACGTGGACACCGTTCCATGGCGTCTTGGGACCGCAAACACTGCCGAGATAGCCGGTCGATGGGACCATGGAGCAGCTCTACGGCTTTCGTGATAGGACTGCTCCTGACGGCGACATCGGCCTGGGGCCATTCCTTCCCAGACCACTCGGAACCGCGAGTGGGGTGGACGGTCACCAAGCCGCCCGCTCAGGTCAGGATCT
Encoded here:
- a CDS encoding putative cation efflux system protein (CzcA/CusA-like) (Evidence 3 : Function proposed based on presence of conserved amino acid motif, structural feature or limited homology; Product type pt : putative transporter), whose product is MLQRIFELSLENRFLVLILTGLLILVGIVALRDLPIDAVPDVTTVQVQILTKTAPMGPVEVERYVTFPIEAAMSGLPDLEELRSVSRFGLSAVTAVFKDHVNVYFARQLVAERLATAKEQIPSGFGTPELAPVTTGLGEVYQFVVKGEGYTPMQLREILDWQIAYRLRAVPGVVEVSQWGGYAKQYHVVVDQRKLVSYRIPIGRVFEELEKNNAIAGGGYIEHNSEAYVIRGEGLVETQEDLSRILVGTGPGGTPITMAQLGQVKIDSMPRIGAATQDGVGETVVAMALMLRGGNGRVVAERIKDEVERMKPSLPPGVFIEPYYDRSDLVNKVIRTVTTNLIEGALLVIAVLLLLLGNLRGALIVAAAIPLSMLVAFTGMVQTGISGNLMSLGAIDFGLIVDGTVVMIENIVRHLAEARGVRKAERPLIILRAGREVLRPIFFAVSIIVIVYLPILTLQGVEGKMFKPMAFTVIFALLGSLILSFTLMPVLASLFLRGPIAEGDSWLLRRVKILYLPRLAWCVHHPKMTALVAASAFTLSLVFVPFLGGEFIPQLDEGDLVLQTWRLPSTALNQSIKDSLEIERALLRFPEVRQVVSRIGSPEIATDVMGMDMSDVFVALRPPRAWKTGMTKEQLIDQLAAALASEVPGVGISFTQPIEMRFNELIAGIKSDLGLKIFGDDLKILKEKGDQAAHILRQIRGGEDVRVEQVAGLPALRIQVDRRRIARYGINTADVLAAVEAAGAGRVVGTVFEGQRRFPLVVRAVGSGRTDLPSFQDLPVAAPNGALIPLAQLASVNIEEGPAQVSREDISRRIVVEANVRGRDLSSFVREAQDRIAKELTLPPGYHIKWGGQFENLARATSRLAIVVPLSLCLIFVLLYTTFNAVRPALLIFLNVPLAVTGGVLALALRGLPFSISAGVGFIALFGVAVLNGVVLMSYILHLREEGLSASDAAFKAAEIRLRPVLMTALVAGLGFIPMALSHGIGAEVQRPLATVVIGGLVTSTLLTLFVLPSLYRWFEREPADAA
- a CDS encoding exported protein of unknown function (Evidence 5 : No homology to any previously reported sequences) → MQRLHQKSVIRLRLKTLAAASFGFYLLLNAFLTHCLINPHNAHLQGQATTSPLASLCAWVHKTVSPHTPSVGLILPIIAAALFIVAAPLQRSSQFQPIKPIGRSPPQLCFV
- a CDS encoding conserved exported protein of unknown function (Evidence 4 : Homologs of previously reported genes of unknown function), producing the protein MRQRTGWLSIRLLLLGIAVVIALPTAGWAHGVVGKRWFPSTLAVEDPFVSDELSTVVEHIRDPHALETEIEMELTKRLTPNLAIGIGGTRSIIRPRGGHGEEGEEHEHGEATGTSHGWQNPEFMLRYQFIRDPMRELAATAAINVSPGGVGNRSVGRLSGTTVSPAIQIGKGFGDLPDWADWFKPVAVTTSVGFDLRTNRNDREEDAQHAFAWGVTMMYSVPYLQSFVKDVGLPWPFNRVFPIVEFNGETLISGPEKGSHTAFANPGLIWAGRYMQLGVEAKIPLNNTSGSSVGVLGMVHFFLDDIAPDIFTWTPFHGVLGPQTLPR